One genomic region from Vitis riparia cultivar Riparia Gloire de Montpellier isolate 1030 chromosome 17, EGFV_Vit.rip_1.0, whole genome shotgun sequence encodes:
- the LOC117904886 gene encoding wall-associated receptor kinase-like 2 → MSITLLLQLIISLLCLKEASAAPSLAKQGCVAHCGDVSIPYPFGIGTGCYFNDYFSINCNDSSTPPKPFLNHSKLNLELLNVSLEYKTVMVNSPITPLCGGNGTWRTTDVGGRPFRFSRVHNIFMVVGCDTNAVLMTDDQEEILAGCTSNCNSGITSTGTGCYGIQCCQTTIPYSNQSTHLGMYQVKYIKTSGDCSYAFLSVRDWFANNMSNPAISTNSGYAPLVMFWEMETGSLGRCYSLNLDWQSETAIDSCSCVNRYEGNPYLPNGCQVVEACANCSLLDCGMIGAEYHCFPSNRRAKELKAMILGLSIGGGSLLLLVGSFGLYKGVKKRRELIRKQKFFKRNGGLLLQQQLSSIETIEKTKIFTSKELEMATDNFNKSRILGQGGQGIVYKGMLNDGRIIAVKRSKIIDESQLEQFINEIMILSQINHRNILGLLGCCLETEIPLLVYEFISNGTLFQLIHNQNNEFPFSWHMRLQIASEAAGALAYLHSSSSMPIYHRDIKSTNILIDEKYRAKVSDFGTSRSIFIEQTHLTTHVKGTFGYFDPEYFQSGRFTEKSDVYSFGVVLVELLTGKKPISWTSLEEEKSLVARFILSLEEESHLYDILDDRVRKEGEKEKIIVVANLAKRCLNLNGKKRPTMKEVTFELEYIRMSSLPINSQQDILNEDEYGIVERMRPLDSATTSISITSNLSYRKSYSSSSNVQP, encoded by the exons ATGTCTATCACCTTGTTGCTTCAGTTAATCATCTCCTTACTATGCCTAAAAGAAGCTTCAGCAGCTCCATCTTTGGCAAAGCAAGGCTGTGTAGCTCACTGTGGCGATGTTTCCATTCCCTACCCGTTTGGCATCGGGACAGGTTGCTACTTCAACGATTATTTCTCAATCAACTGCAACGATTCTTCTACTCCTCCGAAGCCCTTCTTGAATCACTCTAAACTCAACCTGGAGCTGCTCAATGTATCGCTGGAATACAAAACAGTGATGGTAAACAGTCCCATAACCCCCCTATGTGGAGGTAATGGAACATGGAGAACCACTGATGTCGGTGGAAGGCCCTTCCGTTTCTCCAGGGTTCATAACATATTCATGGTGGTGGGATGTGACACCAACGCTGTCCTCATGACCGATGATCAAGAAGAAATCTTAGCGGGTTGCACATCCAATTGTAATAGCGGTATTACTAGTACTGGTACAGGTTGCTATGGCATCCAGTGTTGCCAAACCACGATTCCGTACAGTAATCAATCCACTCATCTTGGTATGTACCAAGTGAAATATATCAAGACAAGTGGGGATTGCTCATATGCCTTCTTGAGCGTTAGGGACTGGTTCGCCAACAACATGTCCAATCCAGCTATTAGTACCAATTCCGGCTATGCTCCGTTGGTCATGTTCTGGGAGATGGAAACTGGTTCATTAGGACGCTGTTACAGTCTAAATCTTGACTGGCAGTCTGAAACAGCTATCGATAGTTGCAGCTGTGTGAATAGATACGAAGGGAACCCTTATCTTCCCAATGGATGtcaag TGGTCGAAGCTTGTGCCAACTGCAGCCTTCTCGACTGTGGCATGATAGGGGCTGAATATCATTGCTTTCCCAGCAACAGAAGGGCGAAGGAGCTAAAAGCTATGATTTTAG GTCTTAGTATAGGTGGAGGGTCATTACTTCTACTTGTTGGAAGTTTTGGACTATACAAAGGAGTCAAAAAGAGAAGGGAACTCATTCGCaaacaaaaattctttaaaCGAAATGGCGGTCTATTATTACAACAACAATTATCTTCTATTGAAactattgaaaaaacaaaaattttcacatcTAAGGAGTTAGAAATGGCAACTGACAACTTCAACAAGAGCCGAATTCTTGGTCAAGGAGGTCAAGGTATAGTTTATAAAGGAATGTTAAATGATGGAAGAATTATAGCAGTTAAAAGATCAAAAATAATAGATGAAAGTCAACTAGAGCAATTCATCAATGAGATTATGATTCTTTCTCAAATCAACCATAGAAATATACTTGGGTTGTTAGGATGTTGTTTGGAGACAGAAATACCTTTATTAGTTTATGAGTTCATCTCTAATGGAACTTTATTTCAGCTTATCCATAATCAAAACAATGAGTTCCCATTCTCATGGCATATGCGTTTGCAAATTGCTTCAGAGGCAGCAGGAGCTCTTGCTTACTTGCATTCATCATCTTCCATGCCCATTTATCATAGAGACATCAAGTCAACTAATATTCTTATAGATGAGAAGTATAGAGCAAAGGTTTCAGATTTTGGTACATCAAGGTCCATTTTCATTGAGCAAACTCATTTGACTACTCACGTGAAAGGGACTTTTGGTTACTTCGATCCGGAATATTTTCAATCAGGTCGATTTACTGAGAAAAGTGATGTATACAGTTTTGGAGTTGTTTTGGTTGAACTTTTAACAGGGAAAAAACCTATTTCTTGGACAAgtcttgaagaagaaaagagtttGGTGGCACgatttattttatcattggAGGAGGAGAGTCATCTATATGATATTCTTGATGATCGAGTTAGGAAAGaaggagagaaagagaagataATTGTAGTAGCCAACCTTGCAAAGCGGTGCTTGAACTTGAATGGCAAGAAAAGGCCGACAATGAAAGAAGTAACATTTGAGTTAGAGTATATTAGAATGTCTTCTTTGCCTATAAATTCTCAACAAGATATTCTTAATGAGGATGAATACGGTATCGTGGAAAGAATGAGGCCCTTGGATAGTGCTACAACTTCTATTTCAATAACCTCAAATTTGAGTTATAGGAAATCATATTCCTCATCATCTAATGTTCAACCATAA
- the LOC117904885 gene encoding wall-associated receptor kinase-like 2: MAAVTLLLQLIVSLLWLNEASAAPSLAKQGCVAYCGDVSIPYPFGIGKDCYFNDYFSINCNDSSSPPKPFLNHTELNLELFNVSLEYKTVMVNSPIPSLCADNGTWKSNDFGGIPFRFSSVHNIFMVVGCDTNAVLATGDQAEILAGCTSNCDSRIARTRRRCYGIQCCQTSISYNNQSTHLGMYDVSYVKTGEGCVYAFMGGRDWYANNNSDPANTTTSGYAPLVMFWEMKTTSLGSCYRQDLDWQSGKTIEICSCEHRYEGNPYLPNGCQVVEACANCSLLDCGMIGTEYHCFASNRMAKQLKAMILGLSIGGGSFLLLVGSFGLYKGVKKRRELIRKQKFFKRNGGLLLQQQLSSSEIVEKTKIFTSKELEKATDNFNKSRILGHGGQGTVYKGMLNDGRIVAVKRSNLVDESQLEPFINEIMILSQINHRNIVGLFGCCLETEVPLLVYEFISNGSLLQLIHDQNNEFPFSWSMRLQIAVDAAGALAYLHSSSSVPIYHRDIKSSNILIDEKYRAIVSDFGTSRSISIDQTHLTTHVQGTFGYLDPEYFQSSQFTDKSDVYSFGVVLVELLTGKKPVAWASSEEEKSLVVHFILSLEENHLYDILDDRVRKEGEKEKIMAMANLAKRCLNLSGKKRPTMKEVTFELESIRMSSLPKNSQQDILDEDKYGIVDEYGIVETMRPLDGATTSCSIASNLSCGKSFSSSDSQPFMYNIR, translated from the exons ATGGCTGCGGTCACCTTGTTGCTTCAGTTAATCGTCTCCTTACTATGGCTAAACGAAGCTTCAGCAGCTCCATCTTTGGCAAAGCAAGGCTGTGTCGCTTATTGCGGCGATGTTTCCATTCCCTACCCGTTTGGCATCGGGAAAGATTGCTACTTCAATGATTATTTCTCAATCAACTGCAACGATTCTTCTTCTCCTCCGAAGCCCTTCTTGAATCACACCGAACTCAACCTGGAGCTGTTCAATGTATCACTGGAATACAAAACTGTGATGGTAAACAGTCCCATACCTTCCTTATGTGCAGATAACGGAACATGGAAAAGCAATGATTTTGGTGGAATCCCCTTCCGTTTCTCCAGCGTTCATAACATATTCATGGTGGTCGGATGTGACACCAACGCAGTCCTCGCCACCGGCGATCAAGCAGAAATCTTAGCGGGTTGCACATCCAATTGTGATAGTCGTATTGCTCGAACACGTAGACGTTGCTATGGCATACAGTGTTGCCAAACCTCAATTTCATACAATAATCAATCCACTCACCTTGGTATGTACGATGTGAGTTATGTCAAGACAGGTGAGGGTTGCGTATATGCCTTCATGGGCGGTAGGGACTGGTACGCCAACAACAACTCTGATCCAGCTAATACTACCACTTCCGGCTATGCTCCGTTGGTCATGTTCTGGGAGATGAAAACTACTTCATTGGGAAGCTGTTACCGTCAAGATCTTGACTGGCAGTCCGGAAAAACTATCGAAATTTGCAGCTGTGAGCATAGATACGAAGGGAACCCTTATCTTCCCAATGGATGTCAAG TGGTTGAAGCTTGTGCCAACTGCAGCCTTCTTGACTGTGGCATGATAGGGACTGAATATCATTGCTTTGCCAGCAACAGAATGGCGAAGCAGCTAAAAGCTATGATTCTAG GTCTTAGCATAGGTGGAGGATCATTTCTTCTACTTGTTGGGAGTTTCGGATTGTACAAAGGAGTCAAAAAAAGGAGGGAGCTCATTCGCaaacaaaaattctttaaaCGAAATGGTGGTCTATTACTACAGCAACAACTATCTTCTAgtgaaattgttgaaaaaacaaaaattttcacatcTAAGGAGTTAGAAAAAGCAACTGACAACTTCAACAAGAGCCGAATTCTTGGACATGGAGGTCAAGGTACAGTTTATAAAGGCATGTTAAATGATGGAAGAATTGTTGCAGTTAAAAGATCAAATTTAGTTGATGAAAGTCAACTAGAGCCATTCATCAATGAGATTATGATTCTCTCTCAAATCAACCATAGAAATATAGTTGGGTTGTTCGGATGTTGTTTGGAGACAGAGGTGCCTCTATTAGTTTATGAGTTCATCTCCAATGGATCCTTACTCCAACTCATCCACGATCAAAACAATGAATTCCCATTCTCATGGAGCATGCGTTTGCAAATTGCTGTAGATGCAGCAGGAGCACTAGCTTACTTGCATTCATCATCTTCCGTACCCATTTATCATAGAGACATCAAGTCAAGTAATATTCTTATAGATGAAAAGTATAGAGCAATAGTGTCAGATTTTGGGACATCAAGGTCCATTTCCATTGATCAAACTCACTTGACCACCCACGTGCAAGGGACTTTTGGTTACTTAGATCCTGAATATTTTCAATCAAGTCAATTCACTGATAAGAGTGACGTATATAGTTTTGGAGTTGTTTTGGTTGAACTTTTAACAGGAAAAAAGCCGGTTGCTTGGGCAAGTTCCGAAGAAGAAAAGAGTTTGGTggtacattttattttatcattggAGGAGAATCACCTATATGATATTCTTGATGACCGAGTTAGGAAGGAAGgtgagaaagagaaaattatggCAATGGCCAACCTTGCAAAGCGGTGCTTGAACTTGAGTGGCAAGAAAAGGCCTACAATGAAAGAAGTGACCTTTGAGTTAGAGAGTATTAGAATGTCTTCTTTGCCTAAAAATTCTCAACAAGATATTCTTGATGAGGATAAATACGGTATAGTGGATGAATACGGTATAGTGGAAACAATGAGGCCTTTGGATGGTGCTACAACTTCGTGTTCAATAGCCTCAAATTTGAGTTGTGGGAAATCATTTTCCTCATCTGATTCTCAACCATTTATGTATAACATAAGATGA
- the LOC117904625 gene encoding wall-associated receptor kinase-like 8: MIGSLLLHLISILCLTQASAAAPSPAKPGCEDRCGNYSIPYPFGIGKDCYYNEWFAISCNSSSSFPTPLLSHPRINLEVQQISVEYQTVSVQTPMPAYCQNQEETNRTWDSIDLKETPFFFSAERNSLRVIGCGNAVLVTRSGVTLAGCSSFCQNTTNNFVGNGGCFGINCCQATIPSNLNFFRLNTTATSYLSSESPCTFAALGNGFSTDQASPQQSWASIELTWMIEEAVEGSQCQKNTLNGAEVGNYTYYNCSCLPYEEGNPYLPLACQVPEVCKNCAECRKDPDGSFSCVVRGSTSTSSTSPKPLILGLSFGIGGSIFLIIGSFWLYKFIKKRRVIKCKEHFFKRNGGLLLQQEMSSDRIAVEKTKIFSSEELAIATENFNKNRILGQGGQGTVYKGMLIDGKIVAIKKSKIVDEDQLEQFINEIMILSQINHRNIMKLLGCCLETEVPLLVFEFISNGTLFQLIHDKNNEFPFSWEMRLQIAAEIADAITYLHSASSVPIYHRDIKSSNILLDDKYKAKVSDFGISRSVSLGQTHLTTLVQGTFGYLDPEYFVTNHFTEKNDVYSFGVVLVELLTGQKPIPSTRSEEERSLVAYFTSSLEQGRLFDIIDNRVMKEGGKDEILAVANLASRCLHFKGKERPTMKEVTKELEHFRTSFLPFSHVPQKIHKGESMVTEMTGPLDGTSTSTEWFQHDKKSSSYDV; this comes from the exons atgattgggtcactgttgctCCATCTCATCTCGATACTATGCTTGACACAAGCATCGGCAGCTGCTCCATCTCCGGCTAAACCAGGCTGCGAAGATCGCTGCGGAAACTACTCCATCCCCTACCCTTTCGGCATAGGCAAGGACTGCTACTATAACGAATGGTTCGCCATCAGCTGCAATAGTTCTTCTTCTTTCCCAACACCCCTCTTGAGTCATCCGAGGATCAATCTGGAGGTGCAGCAGATTTCAGTGGAATACCAAACTGTTTCAGTTCAAACTCCCATGCCTGCCTACTGCCAAAACCAGGAGGAGACCAACCGGACGTGGGACAGCATCGACTTGAAAGAAACCCCCTTCTTTTTCTCTGCAGAACGCAATAGTTTGAGGGTGATAGGGTGTGGGAACGCTGTCCTCGTCACCCGGAGTGGGGTTACCTTGGCGGGCTGCTCGTCCTTTTGCCAGAATACAACTAACAATTTTGTTGGTAATGGTGGTTGCTTTGGTATCAACTGCTGCCAAGCCACAATCCCATCTAACCTCAATTTTTTCCGTCTAAATACCACTGCTACTTCTTATTTGAGCAGTGAGTCGCCTTGTACGTTTGCTGCCTTGGGAAACGGATTCTCAACGGATCAAGCCTCTCCCCAGCAATCTTGGGCTTCAATCGAACTGACCTGGATGATAGAAGAAGCAGTAGAGGGCAGTCAGTGTCAGAAGAACACATTGAACGGAGCGGAAGTGGGAAATTATACTTACTACAATTGCTCCTGTCTGCCTTACGAGGAAGGCAACCCTTATCTACCCCTTGCTTGTCAAG TTCCGGAAGTATGCAAGAACTGCGCCGAATGTCGCAAGGACCCCGATGGCAGTTTCTCTTGCGTGGTTAGAGGTTCAACTTCAACTTCATCCACTTCTCCAAAGCCTTTGATTCTAG GTCTCAGCTTTGGGATAGGAGGATCGATATTTCTAATTATTGGTTCTTTCTGgttgtataaatttataaagaaGCGAAGGGTTATAAAGTGCAAAGAACATTTCTTTAAACGAAATGGTGGCTTATTGTTGCAACAAGAAATGTCTTCGGATAGGATTGCTGTTGAGAAgacaaaaattttctcttcagAAGAATTGGCAATAGCAACGGAAAACTTCAACAAGAATCGAATTCTTGGGCAAGGAGGACAAGGAACGGTATATAAAGGTATGTTAATTGATGGGAAAATCGTGgcaattaaaaaatcaaagatagTTGATGAAGACCAATTGGAGCAATTCATTAATGAGATTATGATTTTATCACAAATAAATCATAGAAATATAATGAAGTTATTGGGTTGTTGCTTAGAAACCGAGGTTCCTCTATTAGTGTTTGAGTTCATCTCTAATGGAACTCTCTTCCAACTTATCCATGATAAGAACAATGAATTTCCATTTTCATGGGAGATGCGATTGCAAATAGCAGCAGAAATTGCCGATGCAATTACATATTTACATTCAGCATCTTCTGTACCCATATATCATAGAGATATTAAGTCTTCAAACATACTTTTAGATGATAAATATAAAGCAAAAGTATCTGATTTTGGAATATCAAGGTCGGTCTCTTTAGGTCAAACCCACTTGACCACCCTTGTACAAGGAACCTTTGGCTACTTAGATCCAGAATATTTTGTAACAAATCACTTTACTGaaaaaaatgatgtatataGTTTTGGCGTTGTCCTTGTTGAATTGTTAACTGGTCAAAAGCCAATTCCTTCAACAAGATCGGAAGAAGAAAGAAGCTTGGTTGCATATTTTACATCATCATTGGAACAAGGTCGTCTATTCGATATCATTGATAATCGTGTTATGAAGGAGGGAGGAAAAGATGAGATCTTAGCCGTTGCTAACCTTGCAAGTCGATGCTTGCACttcaaaggaaaggaaagaccCACCATGAAAGAAGTAACAAAGGAGTTAGAACATTTCAGAACATCTTTTTTACCTTTCAGTCATGTACCACAAAAAATCCACAAGGGTGAATCCATGGTAACTGAAATGACGGGGCCTTTGGATGGCACTTCTACATCGACAGAATGGTTTCAGCATGACAAGAAATCATCTTCATATGATGTATAG